In one Flammeovirga yaeyamensis genomic region, the following are encoded:
- a CDS encoding DUF1254 domain-containing protein: MKILNRIILSFLSFVILLSATSCTGNTKDNNEVSPEEAKRLAKEAYIFGLPALLWEKQFQRITYTTAPNGLMAPMGQFGHSRQFVDASNKMVVGFNVDCLYSFAGLDLEQEPYILSVPEIKDRYWIMQILNAWNDVVAGPGVRTYGEKGGNFMIAGPNWKGTIPDGVELIRSNTNITCIGGRLYSSGKEDYPMVNAIQDEIKLTPLSAWGSDYTPPTEVALTDIEFPMDVNESVQKMSAEEFFSNLNRLLVGNLTYEADKDVIHHFKKINIEAGQDFNLNEFSDDVQKAIKEGFQEGHEKLEEIIAHLGEIKNGWTLTYDMGRYGTEYELRAGWSYIGLGGNIIEDAFYPVTRVDENGDDLTGDNKYELTFAHDDLPPAYAFWSVTMYDKDQYLVDNELDRYALSDINDLKYNEDGSLTIYIQNERPSDDKMSNWLPAPKDDIRVTLRLYSPHEKVSDRTWIPPTIKKVN, encoded by the coding sequence ATGAAAATACTTAATAGAATAATTCTTAGTTTTTTATCTTTTGTAATTTTGTTATCAGCAACTTCTTGTACTGGGAATACAAAAGATAACAATGAAGTTTCACCTGAAGAAGCAAAGCGATTAGCAAAAGAAGCCTATATTTTTGGATTACCTGCTTTATTATGGGAAAAGCAGTTCCAAAGAATCACATATACAACCGCTCCAAATGGACTAATGGCACCCATGGGACAATTTGGTCACAGTAGACAATTTGTTGATGCAAGTAACAAAATGGTGGTAGGTTTTAATGTAGATTGTTTATACTCTTTTGCTGGATTAGACCTTGAGCAGGAACCATATATTTTATCTGTACCTGAAATAAAAGATAGATATTGGATTATGCAGATATTAAATGCATGGAACGATGTTGTTGCAGGCCCTGGTGTTAGAACATATGGAGAAAAAGGTGGAAACTTTATGATTGCCGGTCCAAATTGGAAGGGTACGATCCCAGACGGTGTTGAATTAATTCGTTCGAACACAAACATCACTTGTATTGGTGGAAGGTTATACTCAAGCGGTAAAGAAGATTATCCAATGGTAAATGCTATTCAGGATGAGATTAAACTTACTCCATTATCTGCTTGGGGAAGTGATTATACACCTCCAACAGAAGTTGCTTTAACTGATATCGAATTCCCTATGGATGTAAATGAAAGTGTTCAAAAAATGTCTGCTGAAGAGTTTTTCTCTAATCTTAATCGATTATTAGTTGGTAATTTAACTTATGAAGCAGATAAAGATGTCATTCATCATTTTAAGAAAATCAATATTGAAGCGGGTCAAGATTTCAACCTGAACGAATTCAGTGATGATGTTCAAAAAGCTATAAAAGAAGGATTTCAAGAAGGACATGAAAAGCTAGAAGAGATTATTGCTCATCTTGGGGAAATCAAAAATGGTTGGACCTTAACCTATGATATGGGACGTTATGGTACGGAATACGAATTACGTGCAGGTTGGTCGTATATCGGACTTGGTGGTAACATTATTGAAGATGCTTTTTATCCAGTAACAAGGGTTGATGAAAATGGAGATGATTTAACAGGCGATAATAAATATGAGCTTACTTTTGCTCATGATGATCTTCCTCCTGCCTATGCTTTTTGGTCAGTAACCATGTACGACAAAGATCAATATTTAGTGGACAATGAATTAGATCGTTATGCATTAAGTGATATAAATGACTTAAAATACAACGAAGATGGATCTTTGACTATTTATATCCAAAATGAAAGACCTTCTGATGATAAAATGTCAAATTGGTTACCCGCACCAAAAGATGACATTAGAGTAACATTACGACTTTATTCTCCGCACGAAAAAGTAAGTGATAGAACATGGATACCTCCAACAATTAAAAAAGTAAATTAA
- a CDS encoding DUF1254 domain-containing protein, translating into MKHFNLINAILILFSLNSVIAQSKIDISEKEARLLSKEAFEFGFPAVFIENQFYVNSYVTKPEGLKAPINQFAHSREFVDASNRQYVGNNVDVLASLASIDLSEEALVITIPEMGDRFWLMQLINTWNEVPAVPSSRTHGGEPRTFLVAGPKWEGNVPDNMELLRANTETTLIVLRLYCSGKEEYKEVNAIQDQIKITPLNQWGKNYEAPSHVALKENFDGNRDVDEIVMSLTPEEFFNALNKILVNNPPYEEDQPFMEKISKLGIIPGEEFNYNNYSEEVKEAITFGVADAKHAIAQRVKNLGQLKNNWILTYDMGRFGTDYNYRAAWSLIGVGGNLLEDAFYPTTIIDEDGEMFDTNKYAYKITFTKEELPPVASFWSLTMYDIQSYLVDNELNKYTVGDRSNLTYNEDGSLTIYMQKDRPTEDKVTNWLPAPIGPFRIALRLYTPKEQVVNGSWIPPVVQKIK; encoded by the coding sequence ATGAAACATTTTAACCTTATCAATGCGATACTCATCCTATTTTCACTCAATAGTGTTATTGCACAATCAAAAATAGATATATCAGAAAAAGAGGCTCGATTGTTATCAAAAGAAGCATTTGAATTTGGGTTTCCAGCCGTTTTTATAGAGAACCAATTTTATGTAAATAGCTATGTCACCAAACCAGAAGGTTTAAAAGCGCCAATCAATCAATTTGCACATAGTAGAGAGTTCGTTGATGCTAGTAACAGACAATATGTGGGTAATAATGTGGATGTATTGGCTTCATTAGCAAGCATAGACCTTTCGGAAGAAGCTTTAGTCATTACAATTCCTGAAATGGGTGATAGATTCTGGTTAATGCAACTTATCAATACATGGAATGAAGTCCCGGCAGTTCCAAGTTCAAGAACACATGGTGGCGAACCAAGAACGTTTTTAGTCGCTGGTCCAAAATGGGAAGGAAATGTTCCTGATAACATGGAACTCTTACGTGCAAATACGGAAACTACATTGATTGTTTTGAGATTGTACTGTAGTGGTAAAGAAGAATATAAGGAGGTAAATGCTATTCAAGATCAAATTAAAATTACTCCTTTAAATCAGTGGGGGAAAAATTATGAAGCACCATCTCATGTTGCATTAAAAGAAAATTTTGATGGGAATCGTGATGTAGATGAAATTGTCATGTCTTTAACTCCTGAAGAGTTCTTTAATGCTTTAAATAAAATTTTGGTAAATAATCCTCCCTATGAAGAAGATCAACCTTTTATGGAGAAGATCTCTAAATTAGGAATCATTCCTGGAGAAGAATTCAACTACAATAATTATAGCGAGGAAGTAAAAGAAGCAATTACCTTTGGTGTGGCTGATGCTAAACATGCTATTGCTCAAAGAGTGAAAAATCTTGGACAATTAAAGAATAATTGGATTTTAACGTATGATATGGGCCGTTTTGGTACTGACTATAATTACAGAGCTGCATGGTCGTTAATTGGTGTTGGAGGAAATTTGTTAGAAGATGCCTTTTATCCTACCACAATCATTGATGAAGACGGTGAAATGTTTGATACAAATAAGTACGCTTACAAAATCACATTTACAAAAGAAGAACTTCCTCCAGTAGCCTCTTTTTGGTCTTTAACAATGTATGATATCCAAAGCTATTTAGTCGATAATGAACTGAACAAATATACAGTCGGAGATCGAAGTAACCTTACTTACAACGAAGACGGTTCACTAACCATTTATATGCAAAAAGACAGACCAACTGAAGATAAAGTAACCAATTGGTTACCTGCTCCAATAGGGCCATTTAGAATTGCTCTTAGATTATATACTCCAAAAGAGCAAGTAGTGAATGGTAGTTGGATACCTCCAGTAGTTCAAAAAATTAAATAA
- a CDS encoding helix-turn-helix domain-containing protein gives MMKQYLFSFEKEINSESIMKNLKHFDEYQHVNNHFWGKGKQGEIDIWWYDDFESEFQIIVFNMSLKEDFHFLDDQKDFDSITFRFFLNLEVVYDQLKIGKENHSNVVVYNSKRSVHTTVPKNQKMTGVTFRITKSFIKKLTKERWDQISDIIGNSENWMIHETLSLEMDRILKDIIILQSGIEGKYGLTLSKSIELITYLLIQIVHHRSNQKAFRIDDDLMVELFKIKDQLLDNLMDPPPITELSQEYGMNIGKLRNNFKKVFGSSPHQFIINERLIEARRLVKNTKMSMSEISDLTGFTDSSHFSKEYRKKYAIAPLKDRKDKSKIL, from the coding sequence ATGATGAAGCAGTATTTATTTTCTTTCGAAAAGGAGATCAACTCAGAGAGTATCATGAAAAACCTAAAGCATTTTGATGAATATCAACATGTGAATAATCATTTTTGGGGAAAAGGGAAGCAAGGAGAAATTGATATTTGGTGGTATGATGATTTCGAAAGTGAATTTCAGATTATTGTTTTTAACATGAGTTTGAAGGAGGACTTTCATTTTTTAGATGATCAAAAAGACTTTGATAGTATCACGTTTCGTTTTTTCCTAAATCTAGAAGTGGTGTATGATCAACTTAAAATTGGAAAAGAAAATCATTCGAATGTAGTGGTCTATAATTCAAAAAGGAGTGTTCATACAACGGTACCCAAAAACCAAAAGATGACAGGAGTAACTTTTAGAATTACCAAATCCTTTATAAAGAAGTTAACGAAAGAACGATGGGATCAAATATCTGATATCATAGGAAATTCTGAAAACTGGATGATACATGAAACTTTAAGTCTAGAGATGGATAGAATACTAAAGGACATTATCATTTTACAAAGTGGGATAGAAGGTAAATATGGACTCACTTTGTCCAAATCAATCGAGTTAATCACTTATTTACTGATTCAGATTGTACACCACCGTTCAAATCAGAAAGCTTTTCGAATTGATGACGACTTAATGGTTGAACTATTTAAAATTAAAGATCAGTTATTAGATAATTTGATGGATCCCCCTCCAATTACTGAATTGAGTCAGGAATACGGGATGAATATAGGAAAGCTGAGGAACAATTTTAAAAAGGTATTTGGTAGTTCCCCCCATCAATTTATTATTAATGAAAGATTAATTGAAGCGAGAAGACTAGTAAAAAACACAAAAATGAGTATGTCCGAAATCTCTGATTTAACTGGTTTTACAGACTCTTCCCATTTCTCTAAAGAATATCGAAAGAAGTATGCTATAGCTCCATTAAAGGATAGGAAAGATAAATCTAAGATACTTTAA
- a CDS encoding helix-turn-helix domain-containing protein, with product MNKHNFISLKKASELEAYFNQFTKIVQRENFYSGYSDHGTCNYWLFNEMETILNTVLFEFHVSQNTVIEDEIKSDNQYLALFIWESNVYFKGHCIGEGENVKSILFKKGDEIKLDLKENEHIKGIACSFSDRLLHHVLKEDALYFSNLFDDKPYLFHTMNQEMEHCIREIFSLQIDIPGKFGFKSSKIIELITHFLVNINQRRKESKEKYLTIDVREEMLEVKKMIISNLMEPPTLKELSREFGISIPKLRKTFRSVYGLTPHQFLIRERLFKTRRKVFTTSLSMSEISDLLGFADSSHFTKLYKKEFGNAPLRERKIQHCKIA from the coding sequence ATGAACAAGCATAACTTTATTAGCCTTAAAAAAGCTTCTGAATTAGAAGCTTACTTCAATCAGTTCACTAAAATCGTACAAAGAGAAAACTTCTACTCCGGGTATAGTGATCATGGCACTTGTAACTATTGGTTATTTAATGAAATGGAAACTATTCTAAATACAGTACTTTTCGAATTTCACGTTTCTCAAAATACTGTAATAGAAGATGAGATCAAATCAGACAATCAATATTTAGCCTTATTCATATGGGAATCCAATGTGTATTTTAAAGGTCATTGTATCGGAGAAGGGGAAAACGTAAAAAGCATCCTATTTAAGAAAGGAGATGAAATAAAGCTTGATCTTAAAGAAAATGAGCATATAAAAGGAATTGCCTGTAGTTTTTCCGACCGTTTACTACATCATGTTTTAAAAGAAGATGCTTTATATTTTTCCAATTTATTTGATGATAAACCCTACTTGTTTCATACAATGAATCAAGAAATGGAGCACTGCATACGTGAAATCTTTTCTTTACAAATTGATATACCTGGGAAATTTGGGTTTAAATCATCTAAGATTATTGAATTGATTACTCATTTTTTGGTGAATATCAACCAAAGAAGAAAAGAGTCTAAAGAAAAGTACCTGACTATAGATGTAAGAGAGGAAATGCTTGAAGTAAAAAAAATGATCATTTCTAACCTCATGGAACCTCCTACATTAAAAGAATTAAGTAGAGAATTTGGTATTAGTATCCCTAAACTTAGAAAAACATTTCGGTCGGTATATGGACTTACACCTCATCAATTTTTAATAAGGGAACGTTTGTTTAAAACAAGAAGAAAAGTATTTACTACTTCCTTAAGTATGTCAGAAATTTCAGACTTACTAGGTTTTGCCGATTCTTCTCATTTTACAAAACTATATAAAAAGGAATTTGGCAATGCTCCTTTAAGGGAAAGGAAGATTCAACATTGTAAAATTGCATAG
- a CDS encoding helix-turn-helix domain-containing protein, giving the protein MKVNELITNDTLNGIHIDDYQRLLKIKERLDSSVREKINLENLSLEFGISKSKLKRDFKTVFNNSVYQYFMISKMNKAHKMLQSKQKNISQIAYELGYDYPSTFSQMFKKIKGFSPSEVTTIIKTPK; this is encoded by the coding sequence ATGAAGGTAAATGAACTAATTACCAATGATACTTTAAATGGAATACACATAGATGATTATCAGCGTCTTTTAAAAATTAAAGAACGATTAGATAGTAGCGTAAGAGAAAAAATTAATTTAGAAAATTTATCCTTAGAGTTTGGTATAAGTAAATCAAAATTAAAAAGAGACTTTAAAACTGTGTTTAATAATTCTGTCTATCAATATTTTATGATATCTAAAATGAATAAAGCACATAAGATGCTACAATCAAAGCAAAAAAATATTAGTCAGATTGCCTATGAATTAGGGTATGATTATCCTTCCACTTTTTCTCAGATGTTTAAAAAAATAAAAGGATTTAGCCCTTCTGAAGTTACAACTATAATTAAAACACCTAAATAG
- a CDS encoding AraC family transcriptional regulator, with protein MNRHNLDGHYTDEAFREYFNLFDETEIKGNHYWGKSDDGVFNYWLFDEFDHYISSVLYDIEIEKPIVFEDIQNDDNGYLLVFLLDSSVNYKDKKIGSGYVEGAAIFNAHRRTIVKCDPGQKIKGITVHLSEKLLQNTGRENYDELNDLLKNNSNWVFFEHITYEMEQCIRELFALQSERIGKYGFSSAKILELITHFFTQFYTHRTGQKKFDLTQKETEDIFNIKTILVSDLMYPPTIESLSQELGVSIPKLRKDFKNVFGLSPHQFIIRERLHEARRKVIQTKESMTEISDLLGFTDSSHFTKLYKKEFGITPLTERKQKHS; from the coding sequence ATGAATAGACATAATTTAGACGGACATTATACGGATGAGGCTTTTAGAGAGTACTTTAACCTTTTTGATGAAACGGAAATTAAGGGTAATCATTACTGGGGAAAATCTGATGATGGCGTATTTAATTATTGGCTATTCGACGAATTTGATCATTACATTAGCTCTGTTCTTTATGATATTGAAATTGAGAAACCCATCGTTTTTGAGGATATTCAGAATGATGATAACGGCTATTTACTCGTATTTCTTTTGGATTCTAGCGTGAATTATAAAGATAAAAAAATTGGTAGCGGATATGTTGAAGGTGCTGCTATTTTTAATGCACATAGAAGAACCATTGTTAAATGTGATCCTGGTCAGAAAATAAAAGGAATTACAGTGCATCTATCTGAGAAACTATTACAAAATACAGGTAGAGAAAATTACGATGAGCTAAATGATTTATTAAAGAACAATAGTAATTGGGTGTTCTTTGAGCATATCACTTACGAAATGGAACAATGCATTCGTGAGCTTTTTGCCCTACAATCTGAAAGAATTGGAAAGTATGGCTTTTCATCGGCTAAAATTTTGGAGCTGATTACCCACTTTTTCACTCAATTCTATACACATAGAACAGGTCAAAAGAAATTTGATTTAACTCAAAAAGAAACTGAAGATATCTTTAACATTAAAACAATTTTAGTAAGTGACTTGATGTATCCTCCTACCATCGAATCGTTAAGTCAGGAACTTGGTGTAAGCATTCCTAAACTCAGAAAAGATTTCAAAAATGTTTTTGGATTATCACCACATCAATTTATTATAAGAGAAAGATTGCATGAAGCGAGAAGAAAGGTGATTCAAACCAAAGAGAGTATGACGGAAATATCTGACCTTTTGGGTTTTACAGATTCATCACATTTTACTAAGCTCTATAAAAAAGAATTTGGTATCACTCCTTTAACTGAAAGAAAACAAAAACATAGCTAA
- a CDS encoding TorF family putative porin codes for MNYLIRYKIYLLPVLLVFSLGVNAQDKLKLTGSADIVSHYVWRGIDYGYSPAIQPDIELQYKGFYLGGWGTYAWLPWNGVYEFEYRFGYTFEKLGLSIQVIDYLYSTATFDSPKTSFGVDQEDIHFGHSFELGAIQRIKNFHLAGYINLSEDNDIYVEAGYNYKGFELVVGAGNNEYTVDNNFTFVNISLMKTFDIEYSEKYSSSLFFGGTYNPDTSVFHLLFGATF; via the coding sequence ATGAACTACCTAATAAGATATAAGATTTATTTGCTACCTGTGTTATTAGTTTTCTCCTTAGGAGTGAATGCTCAGGATAAATTAAAATTAACTGGTAGTGCAGATATTGTGAGTCATTATGTGTGGAGAGGTATTGATTATGGATACAGTCCTGCTATACAACCCGATATAGAATTACAGTATAAGGGGTTTTACTTAGGAGGATGGGGTACCTATGCTTGGTTGCCTTGGAATGGGGTTTATGAATTTGAATACCGCTTTGGTTATACTTTCGAAAAGTTAGGTTTAAGTATTCAGGTGATCGACTATTTATATTCCACAGCAACATTCGATAGCCCTAAGACATCATTTGGTGTAGATCAAGAGGATATTCATTTTGGTCACTCATTTGAGTTAGGGGCAATCCAAAGAATCAAAAATTTTCATTTAGCAGGTTACATTAATCTAAGTGAAGATAATGATATCTATGTTGAGGCAGGGTATAATTATAAAGGTTTTGAACTAGTAGTAGGAGCCGGAAATAACGAATATACGGTGGATAATAATTTCACATTCGTCAATATTAGTTTGATGAAAACGTTTGATATTGAGTATTCAGAAAAGTATTCATCATCCTTGTTTTTTGGAGGAACATATAATCCAGATACCAGTGTATTCCACTTATTGTTCGGAGCTACATTTTAA
- a CDS encoding cupin domain-containing protein: protein MKTNWDLKNLLKVPLVNTDMKKLILPILMLLTCFSCKTMQKQETEIRFAESLGGTIPSVTGLLETHTMYHEKTLTKLPDWPKEYQISGDLRQWEKVIYRGEEMVGAIWMSKPGKLQVESYPYDQMVLVLEGDVTLNPTNGEKKVYRPGDLFFVPKGYSGTWEMDSDYKEFIIVEKKAWETYGE, encoded by the coding sequence ATGAAAACTAATTGGGACCTCAAAAATCTACTGAAAGTTCCATTGGTAAATACAGATATGAAAAAATTAATACTACCCATCTTAATGTTGTTGACCTGCTTTTCTTGTAAAACAATGCAAAAGCAGGAAACAGAAATTAGATTTGCAGAATCATTAGGCGGTACTATTCCAAGTGTTACAGGCTTGCTGGAAACACATACAATGTACCATGAAAAGACTTTAACTAAACTACCAGATTGGCCCAAAGAATATCAGATAAGTGGTGATCTTAGACAATGGGAAAAAGTAATCTATAGAGGTGAGGAAATGGTAGGAGCTATTTGGATGTCCAAACCAGGGAAGTTACAAGTAGAAAGTTATCCATATGATCAAATGGTTTTAGTATTGGAAGGGGATGTTACTTTAAACCCTACCAATGGAGAAAAGAAAGTATATCGACCAGGAGATCTTTTCTTTGTCCCTAAAGGATACTCAGGTACTTGGGAAATGGACTCAGATTACAAAGAATTTATCATTGTAGAAAAGAAAGCTTGGGAAACTTACGGGGAGTAA
- a CDS encoding BamA/TamA family outer membrane protein, translating into MKKKILIGLLFYSTLISIKSFAQETKQEEKVVNKKHQDRPEFDDEEERKGVKFNIVPLPSYDPATKWGVTLLGSITYYPSKGDLVSPPSMSGIGGNYTSNGSYFAGFFNDLYLKEDLWRINNFGMFGRANQIYKLSPDPTNADLPLEQADVALNVTMFNMMVERKIFSRVYAGLGYIYSGRQTVGRNEESDRLLEANGFGDDFINTHGLRYSLTYDSRDNVNYPYKGKFVNVRMDQMLGENSQNIFTADYRQFFTVGHVSNVIAFQGFGRFISKDGTRDFWSTYGRASEILQRGYEAGRRMDRNLVNFQAEYRKETPWLNHKLGFVGSVGIGKVFGSDDESGMSQSFRNAEWLPAVSVGARYRLLPYERMNINVDYACGKDGHMFYFGISEFF; encoded by the coding sequence ATGAAAAAAAAGATACTAATTGGATTGCTGTTTTATTCTACTCTCATTAGCATAAAATCATTTGCACAAGAAACAAAACAAGAGGAGAAAGTTGTAAATAAAAAACATCAAGATAGACCAGAATTCGATGATGAAGAAGAAAGAAAAGGAGTAAAATTTAACATTGTTCCTCTTCCTTCTTACGATCCTGCCACTAAGTGGGGAGTAACTTTATTAGGGTCAATTACTTATTACCCGAGTAAAGGAGATTTGGTTTCACCACCCTCAATGTCAGGTATAGGTGGTAATTATACATCTAACGGAAGTTATTTTGCTGGCTTCTTTAACGACCTATATCTAAAAGAAGACCTTTGGAGAATTAATAATTTTGGAATGTTCGGTCGAGCAAACCAAATCTATAAATTATCTCCAGATCCAACGAATGCAGATCTTCCATTGGAACAAGCTGATGTAGCATTAAATGTCACCATGTTTAACATGATGGTAGAGAGAAAAATCTTCTCAAGAGTGTATGCAGGTTTAGGATATATTTATTCAGGTCGTCAAACAGTAGGGCGTAATGAAGAATCGGACCGATTGTTAGAAGCAAATGGTTTCGGAGATGATTTTATCAATACCCATGGTCTTCGTTATTCATTAACCTATGATTCAAGAGACAATGTAAACTACCCTTACAAAGGAAAGTTTGTGAACGTTCGAATGGATCAAATGCTAGGGGAGAACAGTCAAAATATTTTCACTGCTGACTATAGACAGTTCTTTACAGTTGGACATGTGAGTAATGTTATCGCCTTCCAAGGTTTTGGTCGATTTATCTCCAAAGATGGCACCAGAGATTTCTGGTCAACCTATGGTAGAGCTTCAGAAATTCTACAAAGAGGATACGAAGCCGGTAGAAGAATGGATAGAAACTTAGTCAATTTCCAGGCAGAATACCGTAAAGAAACACCTTGGTTAAACCACAAATTAGGTTTTGTTGGTTCAGTAGGTATAGGTAAAGTTTTTGGTAGCGATGATGAGTCAGGAATGTCTCAAAGTTTTAGAAACGCAGAGTGGCTTCCTGCAGTATCTGTAGGAGCCAGATATAGATTATTACCATATGAACGCATGAATATAAATGTGGATTATGCATGTGGTAAAGATGGACATATGTTCTACTTCGGTATTAGTGAATTCTTTTAG
- a CDS encoding WG repeat-containing protein, which translates to MSSQLITYTILLVYIFLSSCAVNKTTTAENEPKSNLLSDYKIDEDLLIPYQKDEKWGFMNIHKQIIIPANYDHIKVPFDHGVAVLKKYNEEDDNYYYGLIDREGNEIHPFKYFDIEKFNKNGFAKIMAFEEKYTLSGLTDRKGNLVFPTKYVNIVYDETHDLYITSIFKNKTGIYTIAGLMNIDQEWILEPKYRDIKPIKNTDLFIAYNNGKYGIIDIKGNVLLDIIHEKIKLCKNENYLFAVKEGKKAFFDLQLNQITPFKYKDKNDLNSFHGQYAIVETLDDDRTIIINTKGEFVYDLTKYNYIGLSIQDGDYLVISTKELPKEYEHYYIRDSKGLLKISTKELIIDPFDYKYEYLTIHNQTPLLYSAAPLFNEKKSKLFDRELIDESGNILVSGNYKKFRKIYGLPDYIEMTLIENDIEKVELFNFRTKKILMEFEQKELGRFLNNGYNNLEFLTLINLIENGTKWKDRLYGIVSSDGQIIIEPKYKSMDTNFFPLYNFWEKGLFGARYDNEYFMVDLNGNEYKLDEN; encoded by the coding sequence ATGAGTAGTCAACTAATTACATATACTATTCTCTTAGTATATATATTCCTATCATCATGTGCAGTAAACAAGACCACAACTGCTGAAAATGAACCGAAATCTAATCTTTTGTCTGATTATAAAATTGATGAGGATTTATTAATTCCTTATCAAAAAGATGAAAAATGGGGATTTATGAATATCCATAAACAAATTATTATCCCTGCCAATTACGATCATATAAAAGTTCCTTTTGACCATGGAGTTGCCGTATTAAAAAAATATAACGAAGAGGATGATAATTATTATTATGGTTTGATTGATCGTGAAGGAAATGAAATCCACCCTTTTAAATATTTCGATATTGAAAAATTTAATAAAAATGGGTTTGCAAAAATTATGGCTTTTGAAGAAAAATATACTTTAAGTGGTTTAACCGATAGAAAAGGAAATCTTGTATTCCCAACAAAATATGTAAACATAGTTTATGATGAAACACATGATCTTTACATTACATCAATTTTTAAAAACAAAACAGGAATTTATACCATAGCTGGTCTTATGAATATAGATCAAGAATGGATACTAGAACCTAAGTATCGTGATATTAAACCGATTAAAAACACCGATTTATTTATCGCATACAATAATGGGAAATATGGAATTATTGATATTAAGGGAAATGTACTGCTTGATATAATTCACGAGAAAATAAAATTATGCAAAAATGAAAATTACTTATTTGCTGTAAAAGAAGGAAAAAAAGCATTTTTTGACCTTCAATTAAATCAAATTACCCCTTTTAAGTACAAAGATAAAAACGATCTTAATTCATTTCATGGACAATATGCTATAGTAGAGACTTTGGATGATGATAGGACCATAATAATTAATACTAAAGGTGAGTTTGTTTATGATTTAACTAAATATAATTATATTGGTTTATCCATTCAAGATGGTGATTATTTGGTAATTTCCACAAAAGAACTTCCAAAAGAATACGAACATTATTATATCAGAGATTCTAAAGGCCTTTTAAAAATTTCCACTAAAGAATTAATCATTGACCCTTTTGATTATAAGTATGAATATCTTACAATTCATAATCAAACCCCTTTATTATATTCAGCTGCTCCACTATTTAATGAAAAAAAATCAAAATTATTTGATAGAGAATTAATTGATGAAAGTGGAAATATTTTGGTCTCTGGTAATTATAAAAAATTCAGAAAAATTTATGGTCTTCCGGATTATATTGAAATGACTCTTATAGAAAATGATATTGAAAAAGTAGAACTCTTCAACTTTCGCACTAAGAAAATTCTTATGGAATTTGAACAAAAGGAATTAGGTAGATTCTTAAATAATGGTTACAATAACCTTGAATTTTTAACTCTAATCAATTTAATTGAAAATGGAACAAAATGGAAAGATAGATTATATGGCATTGTTTCATCAGATGGTCAGATAATAATAGAACCTAAATATAAAAGTATGGATACAAACTTTTTCCCTCTGTATAATTTCTGGGAAAAAGGCCTTTTTGGTGCAAGATATGATAATGAATATTTTATGGTTGATTTGAATGGCAATGAATATAAGTTAGATGAAAATTAA